In the Chrysoperla carnea unplaced genomic scaffold, inChrCarn1.1, whole genome shotgun sequence genome, one interval contains:
- the LOC123304824 gene encoding uncharacterized protein LOC123304824, with protein sequence MAKSYAVVFFIGQDSYSEIPSNWLLYNDEPEGKRTKCQWPPSFAKNLQQLLKQRVEPSQDWPIHEIEILRYCDTLAKARKAAEDSEYESTTDKPLGRGLRSKRLTAVAAAAATFNSKNNKVSDSSEEDSDDKTTKKVSPMPTMHKIPAIQNQIKPPLVANISSSVRKMNETDGAQSVIQKHFEDDSRTTGSGCTRNNENYVPSDLENDDDDDDNRFNVLNAKLNKCLRLLGALTVDVKDVKQRTAINNCGNACDVGSETALQIKKDLPLKSRAEVIAFEEKLSNSQDYRQQFVSS encoded by the exons ATGGCAAAATCATATgcagtagttttttttattggacaAGACTCGTATTCTGAAATTCCAAGCAATTGGCTTCTATATAACGATGAACCTGAAGGAAAAAGGACGAAGTGTCAATGGCCACCCTCATTTGCTAAAAATCTACAGCAATTGTTAAAACAGAGAGTCGAACCAAGTCAAGATTGGCCTAttcatgaaattgaaattttaagatattgtg ATACTCTGGCTAAAGCAAGAAAAGCTGCTGAAGATTCGGAATATGAGTCAACGACCGACAAACCATTGGGAAGAGGATTAAGATCAAAGCGACTTACTGCTGTTGCTGCTGCTGCGGCtacttttaattcaaaaaacaacAAAGTATCTGATAGTTCTGAAGAAGACAGTGATGATAAGACAACTAAAAAag TTTCTCCAATGCCTACGATGCATAAGATCCCTGCAATTCAAAATCAGATAAAGCCTCCATTGGTTGCAAACATATCGTCGTCTGTGCGTAAAATGAATGAAACTGATGGTGCTCAATCCgtaatacaaaaacattttgaagaCGATTCAAGAACCACTGGTTCTGGATGCActagaaataatgaaaattatgttcCATCCGACTTggaaaatgatgatgatgatgacgacAATCGCTTTAATGTACTTAATG cAAAGTTGAATAAGTGTTTAAGACTTCTGGGCGCATTAACGGTAGATGTGAAAGATGTAAAGCAACGAACGGCAATTAATAATTGTGGGAATGCTTGTGATGTTGGTAGTGAAACTgccttgcaaataaaaaaagatctgCCACTGAAATCAAGAGCAGAGGTAATTGCTTTCGAAGAAAAACTGTCAAACTCACAGGATTATCGTCAACAATTTGTAAGTTcatga